ACACCTACCTCCGGAAGACGAGCGCTCCGACGACTGGATGGTCGTCGCGAACGCCGACCGCGTGTTCCGCACGTTCGCCGCGCTCCCGGACGACGTTCGCGAGGCGGTCACGCCGCCTGTTCGTGAACTCGTCTCCGGGATGGCGATGTTCGTCGAACGCCACTCCGGAACTGGTGGACTCCGTATCCAGTCGCGCGAAGAACTCGAAGAGTACTGTTACTACGCGGCGGGGACCGTCGGCAACCTCATCACGAACCTCGTCACCCGTGGCAACGTCGACCGCGAACGAAGTTCCCGACTCTACGACACTGCCGAAGAGTTCGGACTGCTCCTCCAACTCGTCAACATCGCCAAAGACGTCCACGACGACTACACCGCCGAGAACAACGTCTACCTCCCCGCCGAGTGGTTGGACGAAGAGGGCGTGCCACAGGACGAAGTCGTCGACCCGCAAAACCTGAGCAAGACCGCGTCGGTCGTCTACCGAACGGCGACGCACGCCAAGTCCTTCGTCGACGACGCACAGACGTACCTGGAGACGGTTCCGCTGCGCGATGGGAACACGCTCGAAGCGTGGGCGATTCCGTTCCTCCTCGCGGTCGGTACCTTGCGTGAACTGCTCGCGAACCCGGAACACGCAGTGACTGGTGAAGGCGTCAAGGTGTCGCGGCAGGAAGTGTTCGCCGTCGTCACGGCGATGAACGACGCGAGTTCCGAATCGCTCGCAGAGATGCGCCACGCCATCGCTCGGCAACCGTTCCACCGGGCGGCAACGAACGCAGACTGAATCACCGCTGTCGAGTACGCACCACGTATCGAGTCGACGACGACTCGAGTGGCCGATTCGACGGCGACCATCTCTTGTTCATCTGTGCGGTCACCGGTGGGTTCGTCTGTTATCTGTCCCCGAGTGACGGGCGCGTTTTGGGAGGATTTTTAGTAACCGAAGAATAACGGGCGCCTATGAGTACCGAAGAAGCACACGACGACCACGGCCACCACCTGCCGGCGGTCCAGGACTGGCCGCGCGGCTTCGGCGAGGCGAGCTGGTGGCCCTTCGTCACCGCCGTCGGAGGCGCGGGCATCTACACCGGTGCCGGTCTCTACGTCATGGGACAGGACGGAATCGTCGGTTCAGCGCTCGGCCCAGCCGTGTTCATCGGCAGTATCTTCGTCTTCCTGGCCGGTCTCTACGGCTGGTTGTACCACGCCTTCGTGAGCCACTTCTGGTCGCGCGATGCGAACCAGAAGAGTGCAGCGAAACTCCGGTGGGGCATGATTGCCTTCCTCGGGTCCGAACTCGCGACGTTCGGTGCGCTGTTCATCTATTACTTCTTCATCCGTGCAGGAACGTGGCCACCACAGGAACTCCCGCACCTCTTGGGGTCGCTGGTGTTGATAAACACCGGGCTCCTGATTGCGTCGAGTTTCACGCTCCACTGGGCACACGTCGCCATCCGTAACGAGAACCGCCGGAACTTCATCCTCGGCCTCGCCGCGACGCTGGTCCTCGGTATCATCTTCATCGGCGGGCAGGTGTACGAGTACTACGTGTTCATCATCGAGGAAGGCTTCGACATTACGTCGGGCCTCTTCGGGTCGGCCTTCTACGGCCTCACGGGCCTCCACGGCCTCCACGTGAGCATGGGTGCGGTCATCCTCGGCATCGTCTTCGTCCGCGCGCTCCGCGGTCAGTACTCCGCCGAACGCCACGTCTCCGTGAGCACGGCCTCGATGTACTGGCACTTCGTCGACGTCGTCTGGATCTTCCTCGTCGTCGTCCTGTACGCCGGTGCGGAAATCACGCTCTAATCGCCTCGACAGCGACCATCCCTTTTTGCGTACTCCGTCGGTGAGCCAGCGGTTTGGACTGGGCTGTGTGACAGTCGGTGCTTCCATCGGGCGGCGCTTCGGTCGGCCGTCTGCCTCGGTCAGACGATGGTTCGTCGGACGCGTGTTTCGGCACCGTCGAGCGGAACCAGAACACGGACCGCTTGCTCGACTCGCTGTGACTCGTTACTTCGAGAACGAGGTGTCAGGAAGAGTGAGACTGAACGTCGCGACGGCCGAATCGCTCGGGAGTTAGCTGTAGCGGTCGTTGAACCGGTAGATATCTTGGTCGAGGCCGGCGACGATGAGATCGTCGTCTGACCGAACTCGAAGGTCGGGTCCGACGTCGGTGATGAGTTCGTCCCCGCGTTCGATGGCGATGATGGTGCAGTTCGTCTTGGCACGAACGTCCGCCTCGGCGAGCGTCTTCCCGACCATCCGTGGTGCTTGTGTCCGGACGATTTCGATTTGCGACTGCGGCGCGATGACTTCCTCGTCGAGGACCGTCGACGCGAGCATGCGTCCTGCGACGGTCGAAAGCGCGAGCACGTAGTCCGCACCGGCGCGGTAGAGTTTGGCGATGCTCTCGGTCTCGTTCGCTCGCGCGATGACTTCGGTCTCTTCTGAGACGCGCTCGGAGACGAGCGTCGCGAACACTGCTGTCGTGTCGTCGTCGAGCGCGAGGAGGACGCCGCGTGCTTCGGTGACGTTGGCTTCTGCGAGCGTCTGCGGGTCGGTGATGTCTCCGACCACGTCGACGCCGGCTTTGTCTACCTTGTCGACGACGAGGTGCGGAACGCCCGAACTGGCGAGCGTCTCCGCCGCTGTCGAGCCAACTTCGCCGTAGCCCGCGACGATGATGGACCCCCGACGGAACCGGCGGGCCGACGAGAGCGTGAGTGCACGCAGTTCTTCGAGGCGTTTCTCACGGCCGACGACGAGTAGTATCGTGTGTTCGTCGATGACGTCGTCGGGGGCGGGTGGTGAGACGAACTTCCCGGAGAACCACGCCCCGATGACGTTGACGCCGGTGAGACGAGCGATTCCGCTCTCGGCGATGGTCTCTCCTTCGACGGGACTCCCGCGCTGAACGAGGAGTTCTGCGACTTCGAAGTCCTCGCCAATCTCGATTGCGTCGCCGAGTGCGGACGAGACGGAGGTCGTCGCCTTCCCGGCGAGACTCTCTCCGAGGAGTCGACGAGGCGAGACGACCTGGTCTGCGCCGGCGTAGCGGTGATACTCGGCGACGCGAGGGTTTTCGATGAGACTGACGACGCGACTCGTCGGCGCGGCCT
The genomic region above belongs to Haloferax marinisediminis and contains:
- a CDS encoding potassium channel family protein, whose amino-acid sequence is MSISGDGPGFSKAKSRLGRYLTGAAVLMLSYAVVYQWAVGFFAGVDVSFLQATHVVVETFTTTGYGEQTRFWVDYPPLLALSILMQLTGVTTVFLTLPLFLVPLVEDALRTAPPASSDQTDHVIICTFTPRGDALVDELDAMDVEYVILESDRDLAEELYGQGYEVIHGDPESVEALESANAAEALAIVADDDDETNASIILAAKQAAPTSRVVSLIENPRVAEYHRYAGADQVVSPRRLLGESLAGKATTSVSSALGDAIEIGEDFEVAELLVQRGSPVEGETIAESGIARLTGVNVIGAWFSGKFVSPPAPDDVIDEHTILLVVGREKRLEELRALTLSSARRFRRGSIIVAGYGEVGSTAAETLASSGVPHLVVDKVDKAGVDVVGDITDPQTLAEANVTEARGVLLALDDDTTAVFATLVSERVSEETEVIARANETESIAKLYRAGADYVLALSTVAGRMLASTVLDEEVIAPQSQIEIVRTQAPRMVGKTLAEADVRAKTNCTIIAIERGDELITDVGPDLRVRSDDDLIVAGLDQDIYRFNDRYS
- a CDS encoding phytoene/squalene synthase family protein; amino-acid sequence: MSRHADARPPATDDDLDWCHDAVQGVSRTFALTVDVLDEPMSSYICIGYLLCRVADTVEDSSSISPDEQAHLLRLYDSALDPDDDTDIDEFVTAVEPHLPPEDERSDDWMVVANADRVFRTFAALPDDVREAVTPPVRELVSGMAMFVERHSGTGGLRIQSREELEEYCYYAAGTVGNLITNLVTRGNVDRERSSRLYDTAEEFGLLLQLVNIAKDVHDDYTAENNVYLPAEWLDEEGVPQDEVVDPQNLSKTASVVYRTATHAKSFVDDAQTYLETVPLRDGNTLEAWAIPFLLAVGTLRELLANPEHAVTGEGVKVSRQEVFAVVTAMNDASSESLAEMRHAIARQPFHRAATNAD
- a CDS encoding cytochrome c oxidase subunit 3, with protein sequence MSTEEAHDDHGHHLPAVQDWPRGFGEASWWPFVTAVGGAGIYTGAGLYVMGQDGIVGSALGPAVFIGSIFVFLAGLYGWLYHAFVSHFWSRDANQKSAAKLRWGMIAFLGSELATFGALFIYYFFIRAGTWPPQELPHLLGSLVLINTGLLIASSFTLHWAHVAIRNENRRNFILGLAATLVLGIIFIGGQVYEYYVFIIEEGFDITSGLFGSAFYGLTGLHGLHVSMGAVILGIVFVRALRGQYSAERHVSVSTASMYWHFVDVVWIFLVVVLYAGAEITL